From Denitrovibrio acetiphilus DSM 12809, the proteins below share one genomic window:
- the rpsR gene encoding 30S ribosomal protein S18, translating into MAFVKRRFQRKKVCRFCTETIDIDYKDVKLLRQFVTERGKIMPRRLTGTCARHQRQLATAVKTARIIALLPFSLTK; encoded by the coding sequence ATGGCTTTTGTAAAACGCAGATTTCAGCGTAAAAAAGTTTGTAGATTCTGCACAGAAACTATAGATATAGACTACAAAGATGTAAAACTGCTCAGACAATTCGTTACAGAACGCGGCAAAATTATGCCACGCAGACTGACAGGCACATGTGCAAGACACCAGCGTCAGCTTGCTACAGCAGTTAAAACGGCAAGAATCATAGCTCTTCTTCCGTTCAGCCTTACAAAATAA
- a CDS encoding NADH-quinone oxidoreductase subunit A translates to MSGYLPIVLFLLVASTLGLIVMFAGAIIRPKKYEKVKFSVYECGMPPLDENRKRLNVRFYIIAMLFVIFDVETVFLFPWAVAFDMIGLFGLIEMILFLVILVFGYFYAWQKGALEWA, encoded by the coding sequence ATGAGTGGATATTTGCCTATAGTGTTATTTCTTTTGGTAGCGTCAACGCTCGGCTTAATTGTTATGTTTGCCGGAGCCATTATACGTCCTAAGAAATACGAAAAAGTGAAATTTAGTGTCTACGAGTGCGGTATGCCGCCACTCGACGAAAACAGAAAGCGCCTTAATGTGAGATTTTATATTATCGCTATGCTGTTTGTGATCTTTGACGTGGAGACAGTCTTCCTGTTTCCGTGGGCCGTGGCGTTTGACATGATCGGCCTGTTTGGACTTATCGAGATGATCTTATTTCTCGTAATACTTGTCTTCGGCTATTTTTATGCTTGGCAGAAAGGAGCGTTAGAATGGGCTTGA
- a CDS encoding LL-diaminopimelate aminotransferase gives MSLFMENLIAERLGGKMFGKDTTIYKFEKIKRAKRAAIKDNPDMELIDMGVGEPDAMAHGDVVKVLQREAEKRENRFYSDNGIDGFKSVSAEYMKTRFGVELDPSTQINHCIGSKPALALFPLALINPGDVAIMTVPGYPVSGTTTKYLGGEVYNVKLLKENNFLPDLDSIPEDICKRAKFLYLNYPNNPTGVLAPKEFYEKVVAFAKKYDIAVISDAAYIELTFGEKQPSFLSVDGAMDVGIEIHSLSKSFNMTGWRIGFVCGNKHLVQAFATVKDNNDSGQFIPIQKAACYCLEHPELIAPTKEKYGRRLNMLANVLRKNGFSVEEPKGSFYLYFGIPKATESGRKFESGEQFCDYLIREKLISSVPWDDAGNFLRFSATFVADTVEEEERIAKIIDERLSTEKFIF, from the coding sequence ATGAGCCTTTTTATGGAGAACCTGATTGCCGAAAGACTCGGCGGAAAAATGTTTGGTAAAGATACCACTATCTACAAATTCGAAAAAATCAAGCGTGCAAAAAGAGCCGCCATTAAGGATAATCCTGATATGGAGCTTATAGACATGGGTGTTGGCGAGCCTGATGCTATGGCTCACGGCGATGTAGTAAAAGTCCTCCAGAGGGAAGCGGAAAAACGTGAAAACAGATTTTATTCCGACAACGGTATTGACGGATTTAAGTCTGTTTCTGCTGAGTACATGAAAACAAGATTCGGTGTCGAGCTTGACCCTTCAACGCAGATCAACCACTGTATAGGTTCAAAACCCGCACTTGCCCTCTTCCCGCTGGCACTTATTAACCCCGGCGATGTGGCAATAATGACTGTACCCGGCTACCCTGTCTCTGGCACAACTACAAAATACCTCGGCGGTGAAGTATATAATGTTAAGCTGCTGAAAGAAAATAATTTCCTGCCGGATCTCGACAGCATCCCTGAGGATATTTGCAAACGTGCGAAATTCCTCTACCTTAACTACCCTAACAACCCTACCGGTGTTCTGGCTCCTAAAGAATTTTACGAAAAAGTTGTGGCTTTCGCCAAGAAATACGACATTGCTGTGATCTCTGATGCGGCATACATTGAGCTGACCTTCGGCGAGAAACAGCCCTCATTTTTATCTGTAGACGGAGCGATGGACGTTGGTATAGAGATACACTCTCTCTCAAAGTCGTTCAACATGACAGGCTGGAGGATAGGCTTTGTATGCGGTAACAAACATCTCGTACAAGCTTTTGCAACAGTCAAAGACAACAATGACTCAGGTCAGTTCATACCTATTCAGAAAGCAGCATGTTACTGTTTGGAGCACCCCGAGCTCATCGCACCGACAAAGGAAAAATACGGCAGAAGACTCAATATGCTTGCAAATGTACTCCGCAAAAACGGCTTCAGCGTCGAAGAACCCAAAGGATCATTTTACCTTTACTTCGGCATTCCTAAAGCTACAGAGTCCGGACGTAAATTTGAATCAGGCGAACAGTTCTGTGATTATCTCATCAGAGAGAAACTTATCTCTTCTGTGCCTTGGGATGACGCAGGTAACTTCTTGCGTTTCAGTGCAACATTTGTAGCTGACACAGTTGAAGAGGAAGAGCGTATCGCAAAAATAATAGACGAAAGACTCTCTACAGAAAAATTTATATTCTAA
- a CDS encoding DUF2232 domain-containing protein yields MHIALYPLIAVILFASNAVIPQFGLVAAVFSPLVLLLYFAHQERDRRYDTMLVVLVAGLAVFNHVLAAFFIISPVFSAVFIRYCLRKKIYTSWLPATGAALLSFAVTFVIIYGFASYREGLVEFASNGLKTFMDAAKEANAPMTQSPYFTQIDENRNQAALSIVLVFPAFNYMYTVFAAFIALRLFSKIKNIPHENFRLPDNLVWALIASLALVFTSSLFLRFTGINFAMILMTLYAFQGFDIILFWMNRFKVLPIIKAIIFIFIFSEPPIILIISLVGLFSVWFNFYGRPKDEEQERSE; encoded by the coding sequence ATGCACATAGCCTTATACCCGCTTATCGCTGTAATACTTTTTGCTTCCAATGCTGTTATCCCGCAGTTTGGTCTTGTTGCGGCTGTTTTCAGCCCCCTTGTACTTCTGCTGTACTTTGCACATCAGGAACGTGACAGAAGATATGACACCATGCTCGTTGTCCTTGTTGCAGGGCTTGCTGTGTTCAATCATGTTCTGGCTGCTTTCTTTATTATATCTCCTGTCTTTTCAGCAGTCTTTATAAGATACTGTCTGCGCAAAAAAATCTATACTTCGTGGCTCCCGGCGACCGGGGCGGCACTTCTCTCTTTTGCTGTAACTTTTGTCATAATCTACGGTTTCGCTTCATACAGAGAGGGACTTGTTGAATTTGCTTCTAACGGTCTGAAGACCTTTATGGATGCAGCTAAAGAGGCAAATGCGCCGATGACTCAGTCTCCGTATTTTACTCAGATTGACGAAAACAGAAATCAGGCAGCACTTTCCATAGTTCTTGTATTCCCTGCATTCAATTACATGTACACGGTTTTTGCCGCCTTCATAGCCCTGCGTCTTTTTTCAAAAATCAAAAACATCCCGCATGAGAATTTTCGTCTTCCGGACAACTTGGTTTGGGCACTGATAGCGTCTCTTGCACTGGTATTCACTTCATCTCTTTTCCTCCGCTTTACCGGAATCAATTTTGCAATGATACTTATGACCCTGTATGCATTTCAGGGGTTCGACATAATACTTTTCTGGATGAACCGCTTCAAAGTTCTGCCCATTATAAAGGCTATCATTTTCATATTTATTTTTTCTGAACCCCCGATTATACTCATTATCTCTCTGGTAGGACTTTTCAGTGTATGGTTTAATTTCTATGGAAGACCAAAAGACGAGGAGCAGGAGCGATCGGAGTAA
- a CDS encoding NADH-quinone oxidoreductase subunit C, translating into MTFEQLTEKLSAQFPEKLNCYTEFKCNFIKVKDSSVYKDVLQALFTEFSFKYMVDVVATHWPKKREKFEITNNLFSIENKLRVFVKTASEDNKFPTITDIWAGANLMEREQYDLVGVIFEGHPDLKRVLLPEFFEGHPLRKDFPLKERTWFNNADEQGLGLKFTR; encoded by the coding sequence ATGACGTTCGAGCAACTTACTGAAAAACTGTCTGCACAGTTCCCTGAAAAGCTTAACTGCTACACAGAGTTCAAATGCAACTTTATCAAAGTGAAGGATTCTTCTGTTTATAAAGACGTGCTGCAGGCACTGTTTACAGAGTTCTCCTTCAAGTATATGGTCGACGTTGTTGCAACACACTGGCCCAAAAAGCGTGAGAAGTTTGAAATAACAAACAATCTGTTCTCTATAGAGAATAAGCTCAGGGTCTTTGTTAAGACTGCAAGCGAAGACAACAAGTTCCCGACTATCACAGATATCTGGGCAGGTGCCAATCTGATGGAAAGGGAGCAGTACGACCTTGTCGGTGTTATTTTCGAAGGACACCCAGACCTCAAAAGAGTGCTTCTGCCTGAGTTCTTTGAAGGACACCCTCTCAGAAAAGACTTTCCGCTTAAGGAGAGAACCTGGTTCAACAATGCTGATGAACAGGGTCTCGGACTTAAGTTTACAAGGTAG
- the ssb gene encoding single-stranded DNA-binding protein, whose protein sequence is MGFLNKVMMLGNVTRNPEVRYIPGRDLPVAKFGLAVNRKTKDKEETCFIDIVTFGRTAEMCGEYVTKGMPLLIEGRLSYNTWEQEGQKRSKHEVVAENIQFVSSRRDDNRNDSSSFKEPSADTIDEDDIPF, encoded by the coding sequence ATGGGTTTTCTGAACAAAGTAATGATGCTGGGCAATGTAACTAGGAATCCGGAAGTCCGTTATATACCGGGACGTGATCTCCCCGTTGCTAAATTTGGTCTGGCTGTAAACAGAAAAACTAAAGACAAAGAAGAAACCTGTTTTATCGACATAGTTACATTCGGCAGAACTGCTGAAATGTGCGGCGAATACGTTACAAAAGGTATGCCGTTGCTTATCGAAGGCAGGCTTTCATACAATACCTGGGAGCAGGAAGGCCAGAAAAGGAGCAAGCATGAGGTGGTTGCTGAGAACATCCAGTTTGTATCATCCAGAAGAGATGACAACAGGAATGATTCCAGTTCCTTTAAAGAGCCGTCCGCTGACACTATCGACGAAGACGACATTCCATTTTAG
- the nuoE gene encoding NADH-quinone oxidoreductase subunit NuoE, whose protein sequence is MAENEVLVTQEFDPTVCDEICEQYKDWAGATIPVLQKTQDAYGFLFPELVERIADNLNMSPHQIYGVITFYAQFYTKPRGKYIIRVCRGTACHVQGSGRISEIVKEEFKISNGETSGDLKFTLEEVSCIGACGMAPVIMINNKTYGNLKPEDARKIFREYANLPEDQG, encoded by the coding sequence ATGGCAGAAAATGAAGTATTAGTAACTCAGGAATTCGATCCGACAGTATGTGACGAGATATGTGAGCAGTATAAAGACTGGGCGGGAGCAACAATACCTGTTCTTCAGAAAACTCAGGATGCTTACGGATTTCTCTTCCCGGAACTCGTAGAGAGAATTGCGGACAATCTGAATATGTCACCGCACCAGATTTACGGTGTGATAACCTTTTACGCACAGTTCTATACCAAACCAAGAGGTAAATATATCATAAGGGTTTGCAGAGGGACTGCTTGCCACGTTCAGGGTTCAGGGCGTATCTCTGAGATTGTTAAAGAAGAGTTTAAAATTAGTAACGGTGAAACAAGTGGGGATCTTAAGTTCACACTTGAAGAGGTTTCCTGCATCGGTGCATGCGGTATGGCTCCCGTTATTATGATTAATAATAAAACTTACGGTAACCTTAAACCTGAAGATGCCAGAAAGATCTTCAGGGAATATGCGAACCTTCCGGAAGATCAGGGGTAG
- the nuoD gene encoding NADH dehydrogenase (quinone) subunit D produces MSRIENVSEVVTINMGPQHPSTHGVLRLIVDLDGETIVNVEPDVGFLHRGTEKLAENRTYHQTIPLTDRLDYLSPLSNNLAYCLAVEKFFNVEIPERAEYLRIILTEMSRLVSHLVWIATHALDIGAMTVFLYAFREREELLDLFEMGTGQRMTSSWMRIGGVREDMPEEFYTTLADFVSRFEANVDTYENLLTTNRIWMGRTIGIGHLTAEETMVYGTSGPLMRGSGVDFDLRRDETYSIYDRFNWEIPVEQEGDTYARYKVRMKEMRESNKILAQALEQMPAEGEVMTDDPRVSMPKHEDVYERMEALIRRFYIVSKGFRPPKGETYQGIEGTKGEVGFYLVSEGEERPYRMKIRSPSFVNLGVLNKMAKGHMLADLVAVIGTNDVVLGEIDR; encoded by the coding sequence ATGAGTAGGATAGAAAACGTATCGGAAGTAGTAACCATAAACATGGGACCTCAGCACCCCAGTACACATGGTGTTTTGAGACTTATTGTAGACCTTGACGGTGAGACTATCGTCAATGTTGAGCCTGACGTGGGCTTTCTGCATAGAGGTACCGAAAAACTTGCTGAAAACAGAACATATCATCAGACAATTCCTCTTACAGACAGACTCGACTACTTATCACCTCTTTCAAATAACCTTGCATATTGTCTTGCTGTAGAGAAATTTTTTAATGTTGAAATTCCGGAAAGAGCTGAATATCTCAGAATTATTCTTACTGAAATGTCCAGACTCGTTTCCCACTTAGTATGGATCGCAACTCACGCACTCGATATAGGTGCTATGACAGTGTTCCTTTACGCCTTCCGCGAACGTGAAGAGCTGCTCGACCTGTTTGAAATGGGAACAGGACAGCGTATGACATCTTCATGGATGAGGATTGGCGGCGTAAGAGAAGATATGCCTGAAGAGTTTTATACTACTCTTGCAGACTTCGTCAGCAGATTTGAAGCAAACGTTGACACATATGAAAATCTTCTTACAACCAACAGGATATGGATGGGTCGTACAATAGGAATTGGTCACCTCACTGCTGAGGAAACAATGGTCTATGGTACATCAGGCCCTCTTATGAGAGGTTCCGGTGTTGATTTCGACCTGAGAAGGGACGAAACCTACAGCATCTATGACAGATTTAACTGGGAAATCCCTGTTGAACAGGAAGGCGATACATACGCCAGATATAAAGTCAGAATGAAAGAGATGCGCGAATCAAATAAAATTCTCGCTCAGGCTCTCGAACAGATGCCGGCTGAAGGCGAAGTTATGACAGACGATCCACGTGTGTCTATGCCTAAGCATGAAGATGTCTATGAGCGCATGGAAGCTCTTATTAGAAGATTTTATATTGTTTCCAAAGGCTTCAGACCTCCGAAAGGCGAAACCTATCAAGGCATAGAGGGAACCAAAGGCGAGGTTGGTTTTTACCTTGTCAGCGAAGGGGAAGAGAGACCTTACAGAATGAAGATCAGATCCCCCTCATTTGTCAACCTTGGAGTTCTCAACAAAATGGCTAAGGGTCACATGCTGGCTGACCTTGTTGCTGTCATCGGTACAAATGACGTTGTACTCGGTGAGATCGACAGGTAA
- a CDS encoding NuoB/complex I 20 kDa subunit family protein: protein MGLIDGKLPENVLTTSIDNVINYCRKGSIWPVTFGLACCAIEMMATGAAKFDLDRMGIIFRATPRQADLMIVAGTVTRKMAPVVRKVYVQMPEPKWVIAMGSCATSGGIYDTYSTVQGVDEVIPVDFYVPGCPPRPEALLDAIVALQSKIMTEKVLRK from the coding sequence ATGGGCTTGATCGATGGTAAATTACCAGAAAACGTTTTAACTACAAGTATTGATAACGTTATCAATTATTGTAGGAAAGGCTCTATTTGGCCTGTGACATTTGGTCTTGCCTGCTGCGCGATCGAAATGATGGCGACTGGTGCTGCGAAATTTGACCTCGACAGAATGGGGATCATATTTCGTGCTACACCAAGACAGGCTGACCTTATGATTGTGGCTGGTACAGTTACAAGAAAGATGGCTCCTGTCGTCAGAAAGGTTTACGTTCAGATGCCGGAGCCAAAGTGGGTTATCGCTATGGGGAGCTGTGCTACCTCAGGCGGTATCTATGACACATACTCTACAGTTCAGGGTGTGGACGAAGTGATTCCTGTGGACTTTTATGTTCCCGGGTGTCCTCCCAGACCAGAAGCACTGCTAGATGCAATAGTAGCTCTCCAGTCAAAAATAATGACTGAGAAAGTTCTCAGGAAGTAA
- a CDS encoding RluA family pseudouridine synthase, with the protein MSGIEKTIKLNVETGNMRLDAYIADNTDISRSFAERLVTDEFVKVNGVSKPKKYKVKSGDSIVIDVPREEVPELTPVKMDIEIIYDCDEFAVINKPAGITVHPAPGHADDTIVNAMLAEFDITDDNDLRPGIVHRLDKDTSGLMIVAKNRKSREVLSKVFADRDIDKRYLAVCWGKPKELEFTIEQPIGRHYKDRKRMCVREDGRYSKSGVRVLKQNNNAFLAEIRIFTGRTHQIRVHMSHAGFPLAGDVVYGHRQSLKLPIKRQALHSFRLAFVSPFTGEDMVFESPLPLDMKELIIGLKL; encoded by the coding sequence ATGTCAGGTATTGAGAAAACAATAAAACTAAATGTTGAAACTGGTAATATGCGTCTTGATGCTTATATAGCGGATAATACAGACATCAGCAGGTCTTTTGCCGAGCGTCTGGTGACGGATGAATTTGTGAAGGTGAACGGTGTATCAAAACCAAAGAAGTATAAAGTCAAATCCGGAGACAGTATTGTAATTGATGTTCCAAGGGAGGAAGTGCCTGAGCTGACACCCGTAAAAATGGACATAGAAATAATTTACGATTGTGATGAATTTGCCGTGATAAACAAGCCTGCGGGCATAACAGTACACCCCGCACCCGGACATGCGGATGATACAATAGTGAATGCGATGCTGGCAGAATTTGATATTACCGATGATAACGACCTGCGACCGGGGATTGTGCATCGGCTGGACAAAGATACATCCGGGCTTATGATAGTTGCGAAGAATAGAAAATCTAGGGAAGTGTTATCAAAAGTCTTTGCTGACAGGGATATAGACAAAAGATACCTTGCTGTTTGCTGGGGAAAACCCAAAGAGTTAGAGTTCACGATCGAGCAACCAATTGGTCGTCATTATAAAGACCGAAAGAGGATGTGTGTACGTGAGGATGGACGATATTCAAAAAGTGGTGTACGTGTTTTAAAACAAAACAACAATGCATTTCTCGCTGAAATACGCATCTTCACTGGACGAACTCACCAGATAAGAGTACATATGAGTCATGCAGGATTCCCCCTTGCCGGGGACGTGGTTTACGGACATCGTCAATCGTTGAAATTGCCTATAAAAAGGCAGGCTCTGCACTCTTTTCGGTTAGCTTTTGTGAGTCCTTTTACAGGGGAGGATATGGTCTTTGAGTCACCACTTCCGCTTGATATGAAGGAACTTATAATAGGACTTAAATTATAG
- a CDS encoding cation diffusion facilitator family transporter, whose protein sequence is MGVTKLTATKVSIATASVLAITKATIGLLTGSLAVLSSALDSILDIISSSVNYVAVKVSDQPPDENHPYGHTKFEPLAAQIQSFLILFSGIYIFYKAYTNVEQQAVITDISINIYVMLFSMFATLFLVIFLRKVAKAEKSQVLEADSLHYEIDLLTNGGVLVALLIIKFTGYHLIDSLVSALIAVYIIFSAIRLNFNVTKDLLDEVIPDDELAIVEEIINSHSKDIVEVHKLRTRKAGTKRFIDMHLVLWNGMSLQKANDLRTDIENRIKKSLKDSDVNIYIEPCKADICDECEVCGDGRNTSGREK, encoded by the coding sequence ATCGGAGTAACAAAGCTTACCGCTACAAAGGTATCAATCGCAACAGCCAGTGTTTTAGCTATTACAAAGGCAACAATAGGTCTTTTGACAGGTTCGCTTGCTGTTCTGTCTTCGGCTCTGGACTCAATCCTTGATATCATTTCTTCCAGCGTTAACTATGTGGCAGTAAAGGTCTCTGACCAGCCGCCTGACGAAAATCATCCATACGGTCACACAAAATTCGAGCCCCTTGCAGCACAGATCCAGTCATTTCTGATTTTGTTCTCCGGTATTTATATATTTTATAAAGCGTACACGAATGTAGAGCAGCAGGCGGTGATAACAGATATCAGCATCAACATATACGTTATGCTTTTTTCTATGTTTGCCACACTCTTCCTCGTTATCTTCCTGCGTAAAGTGGCAAAAGCAGAGAAATCACAGGTTTTGGAAGCGGACAGCCTGCACTACGAAATTGACCTCCTCACGAACGGCGGAGTGCTAGTGGCACTGCTTATTATCAAATTTACCGGTTATCATCTGATAGACTCACTTGTAAGTGCACTCATTGCAGTATATATTATCTTTTCAGCAATAAGACTCAACTTCAATGTGACCAAAGATCTGCTGGATGAAGTTATCCCTGATGATGAGCTGGCAATTGTCGAAGAGATAATCAACAGCCATAGCAAAGACATCGTAGAGGTACACAAGCTCCGCACCAGAAAAGCAGGGACGAAACGCTTCATAGATATGCACCTTGTGCTGTGGAACGGGATGAGCCTTCAGAAGGCTAACGACCTGCGTACAGATATAGAAAACAGAATCAAAAAGAGTCTTAAAGACTCTGATGTAAATATATACATCGAGCCGTGCAAAGCAGACATCTGCGATGAATGTGAGGTTTGCGGCGACGGCAGAAATACTTCCGGGAGAGAAAAATGA
- the rpsF gene encoding 30S ribosomal protein S6, producing the protein MNTYETVFIVRPDLPQEELDKELEFYKGNIEQHGGKILKVEPWGKQTMAYDIENFREGVYFLIQFEASTEYHDELNLRFRYNENILRFVVVAIDEKKFKLNPKRDTSGPKRYGKKPSGPRKPREDAEQSETTEEKKVEAPAAETPAEAPAETPAQAETISEAPEAPAVETKEEETEKSAD; encoded by the coding sequence ATGAACACTTACGAAACCGTATTCATCGTCCGTCCTGATCTGCCACAGGAGGAACTCGACAAAGAGCTTGAGTTCTATAAAGGCAATATTGAACAGCACGGCGGTAAAATTCTTAAAGTTGAGCCTTGGGGCAAGCAGACTATGGCATATGACATAGAAAACTTCAGAGAAGGCGTATACTTTCTTATCCAGTTCGAAGCCAGCACTGAGTATCATGACGAACTCAATCTCAGATTCCGTTACAATGAAAACATTCTCAGATTTGTTGTTGTGGCTATCGACGAAAAGAAATTTAAACTCAACCCTAAAAGAGACACATCCGGTCCTAAACGTTACGGGAAAAAACCTAGCGGTCCTAGGAAACCAAGAGAGGATGCAGAGCAATCTGAAACAACAGAGGAGAAAAAGGTAGAAGCTCCGGCTGCTGAAACACCAGCAGAAGCCCCCGCTGAAACTCCAGCTCAGGCTGAGACTATAAGCGAAGCACCTGAAGCTCCCGCAGTTGAAACAAAAGAAGAAGAGACTGAAAAGTCCGCTGACTAA
- the nuoF gene encoding NADH-quinone oxidoreductase subunit NuoF — translation MNEFKTDHVEVHVCMGTAGVASGAIEVMAALDEQFEKHGLKNAESKERNCEAKQTGCRGLCARDVLIDVYMPGEKSITYEHVTAEMVPTIVEEHIIGGQVVEKWAAKADYFQFYDKQKRYVLHDCGRVDPESLEDYVKLGGYEAIKKAITMKPEEVIEEVKASGLRGRGGGGFPTGLKWTFCRGAKTEDHKYLICNADEGDPGAFMDRSIIEGNPHAVIEGMLIAGYAIGCDEGYIYCRAEYPLAIERVIKAIKDAEAAGYLGKGVFSSDYNFKLKLKEGAGAFVCGEETALIASIEGERGMPRPRPPFPAVRGLWQKPSNVNNVETFANLPNIILKGSGWYSGIGTEKSKGTKIFALSGKIKSSGLVEVPMGITVRELIFDVGGGIPKKRKFKAVQLGGPSGGCLTPDHLETPIDYDSLIAAGAMMGSGGVVVMDETNCMVNVAQFFLTFTQRESCGKCIPCRIGTKTMLDILDRITTGKGREGDIELLQQIGEDIKTSSLCGLGQTAPNPVLTTIKYFRHEYEAHIKDKKCPARECAELIEFVVVNERCKKCGLCKKACPVDAITWEKKQFAVIDNEKCVKCRECIVNCPFNAID, via the coding sequence ATGAACGAATTTAAAACAGATCACGTTGAAGTTCACGTCTGCATGGGAACCGCAGGGGTTGCCTCAGGCGCGATAGAGGTTATGGCTGCCCTCGACGAACAGTTCGAGAAGCATGGTCTCAAAAACGCTGAATCGAAAGAGAGAAACTGTGAAGCCAAGCAGACAGGATGTCGGGGACTGTGTGCCCGTGACGTGCTTATTGATGTATATATGCCTGGCGAAAAGTCCATCACATATGAGCATGTTACTGCTGAGATGGTTCCTACCATTGTTGAGGAACACATTATCGGTGGTCAGGTCGTTGAAAAGTGGGCGGCTAAGGCTGACTACTTCCAGTTCTATGATAAACAGAAGCGCTATGTGCTTCATGACTGCGGTCGTGTAGACCCAGAGAGCCTCGAAGACTATGTAAAACTCGGCGGATACGAAGCTATCAAAAAAGCTATCACTATGAAGCCGGAAGAAGTTATTGAGGAAGTTAAAGCGTCAGGGCTTCGTGGTCGTGGGGGCGGTGGCTTCCCGACAGGTCTTAAGTGGACATTTTGCCGTGGAGCTAAAACTGAAGATCATAAATATCTCATCTGTAATGCGGATGAGGGTGACCCTGGAGCGTTCATGGATCGTTCCATTATCGAGGGTAACCCCCACGCTGTTATAGAAGGTATGCTTATAGCTGGATACGCAATCGGGTGTGACGAAGGTTACATATACTGTCGTGCTGAGTATCCTCTTGCTATTGAGCGTGTAATAAAAGCTATCAAAGATGCGGAAGCTGCCGGATATCTCGGCAAAGGTGTTTTCAGCTCTGACTACAACTTCAAACTGAAGCTGAAAGAGGGTGCCGGAGCATTTGTCTGCGGTGAAGAGACTGCACTTATCGCATCTATTGAAGGCGAAAGAGGGATGCCGAGACCAAGACCTCCTTTCCCTGCTGTCCGTGGGTTGTGGCAGAAACCGTCTAACGTTAACAACGTTGAGACATTCGCCAACCTCCCGAACATAATCCTTAAGGGTTCAGGATGGTATTCCGGAATAGGTACAGAGAAATCAAAAGGTACAAAAATCTTTGCACTTTCAGGAAAGATTAAGTCCAGCGGTCTTGTGGAAGTTCCTATGGGAATTACTGTGCGCGAGCTCATTTTTGACGTTGGCGGTGGTATCCCGAAAAAGAGAAAATTCAAGGCTGTTCAGCTTGGCGGGCCATCAGGTGGCTGCCTTACTCCTGACCACCTTGAGACACCGATAGATTACGACTCACTAATAGCTGCGGGTGCCATGATGGGTTCCGGCGGTGTGGTTGTTATGGATGAAACAAACTGCATGGTTAACGTTGCGCAGTTCTTCCTCACATTCACTCAGAGAGAGTCATGCGGTAAATGTATACCATGCCGAATCGGTACTAAGACAATGCTTGATATCCTCGACAGAATCACAACCGGTAAAGGGCGTGAGGGAGACATCGAACTGCTCCAGCAGATCGGTGAGGACATCAAGACATCTTCACTTTGCGGTCTCGGACAGACAGCGCCTAACCCGGTACTTACTACTATTAAGTACTTCAGGCACGAGTACGAGGCGCACATCAAAGACAAAAAATGCCCTGCAAGGGAATGTGCGGAGCTGATAGAATTTGTCGTTGTGAACGAAAGATGTAAGAAATGCGGTCTCTGTAAAAAAGCCTGCCCTGTTGATGCTATCACATGGGAAAAGAAGCAGTTTGCAGTTATCGACAACGAAAAATGCGTTAAGTGTCGCGAGTGTATCGTGAACTGCCCATTTAACGCGATAGATTAG